One window from the genome of Castellaniella sp. MT123 encodes:
- a CDS encoding AzlC family ABC transporter permease — protein sequence MPRQPHHPLSISSLTAPVAMGYIPLGAVFGFLFVQAGGSGWLAIASSLLIYAGAAQFMMVPMLAAGLPVSAIVLATLVLNLRHVFYGLSLLSHLPASRWQRWYGIFALTDETYSVLTALPAQARSRRMALVCALNHGWWVLGTVLGVMLGAQVQIGLTGLDFVLAALFAVLAVEQWRARRDTLPIWISLAAYAIALVILPAQALAIAIALSLLAAALRPATPPASTRDPDAASHD from the coding sequence ATGCCCCGCCAGCCCCATCATCCACTGTCGATTTCCAGCCTGACGGCACCCGTCGCCATGGGCTATATCCCTTTAGGCGCGGTCTTCGGATTCCTGTTCGTGCAGGCCGGTGGCTCAGGGTGGCTGGCCATCGCATCCAGCCTGCTGATCTATGCGGGTGCGGCCCAGTTCATGATGGTGCCCATGCTGGCGGCGGGGCTTCCGGTCAGCGCCATCGTCCTGGCCACTCTGGTGCTCAACCTGCGCCATGTGTTCTACGGTCTTTCCTTGCTCAGTCATCTGCCGGCCAGCCGCTGGCAGCGCTGGTACGGCATCTTCGCGCTGACCGACGAAACCTATTCGGTACTGACCGCCCTGCCGGCGCAGGCGCGATCCCGGCGCATGGCGCTGGTCTGCGCGCTGAATCACGGCTGGTGGGTGCTGGGCACGGTCCTGGGGGTGATGCTGGGCGCCCAGGTCCAGATCGGTCTGACCGGACTCGATTTCGTGCTGGCAGCCCTGTTCGCGGTCCTGGCGGTCGAACAGTGGCGCGCCCGGCGCGACACCCTGCCGATCTGGATTTCCCTGGCCGCCTACGCCATCGCGCTCGTCATCCTGCCGGCCCAGGCTTTGGCGATCGCCATCGCCCTGAGCCTGCTGGCCGCGGCGCTACGGCCCGCCACGCCCCCTGCCTC
- a CDS encoding GGDEF domain-containing protein: MLNLDPRTMLVVEAFVLLLVGALTFLAAFQGRRDRTLLWAAGGMWLGCLGFLLGALREGPASPLISIVLSNMLLITGHGFLWVSLRVFRGGAVRWSWLLVGAAVWFILCQWPAFLANNDARVVVYSLLSLGYIVAAGVEAWPEWRRDPAPATPLLCVLAAHGLFYLYRAFPHAIHEIAWRSWPDFSLVMLEGLFFAISLSFCILMMVRARAEQRYRYAALHDALTALPNRRALFEQGADLLARARLDGGDVAVLMCDLDWFKQVNDHFGHEAGDRVLIWFACMLRDTVRAGDLCARLGGEEFVILAPDLGPLGAQDLAIRVRRHLSAQMRELPCSLSVSVGIACTRDVGHDLDRLLARADQALYAAKTAGRDCIRLWPSGGWEGIPEPSASVSRGRSEHLGEQPVDA; the protein is encoded by the coding sequence ATGCTGAACCTAGATCCTCGCACCATGCTGGTCGTCGAGGCCTTCGTCCTGCTCCTGGTTGGCGCCCTGACTTTCCTGGCGGCTTTCCAGGGGCGGCGTGACCGCACCCTTCTGTGGGCCGCAGGCGGGATGTGGCTCGGATGCCTGGGCTTTCTGCTGGGGGCGCTGCGGGAAGGCCCGGCTTCGCCGCTGATTTCCATCGTGCTGTCCAACATGCTGCTGATCACCGGACATGGATTCCTGTGGGTCAGCCTGCGCGTGTTCCGTGGGGGGGCTGTTCGCTGGTCCTGGCTGCTCGTTGGCGCGGCGGTGTGGTTCATCCTGTGTCAATGGCCCGCGTTTCTGGCAAACAACGATGCGCGCGTCGTGGTCTATTCCCTCCTGTCGCTGGGTTATATCGTGGCGGCTGGGGTCGAGGCCTGGCCTGAATGGCGGCGCGACCCCGCTCCGGCCACGCCGCTGCTCTGCGTTCTGGCCGCGCATGGCCTGTTCTATCTGTATCGGGCTTTCCCCCACGCCATCCACGAAATTGCCTGGCGGAGCTGGCCGGATTTCTCTCTGGTCATGCTCGAAGGCCTGTTCTTTGCCATCAGCCTGTCATTCTGCATCCTGATGATGGTGCGGGCGCGGGCCGAACAGCGCTACCGTTATGCGGCCTTGCACGACGCGCTGACTGCGTTGCCCAATCGCCGCGCGCTCTTCGAACAGGGCGCGGATCTGCTCGCGCGGGCCCGGCTCGACGGTGGCGACGTGGCAGTGCTGATGTGCGATCTGGACTGGTTCAAGCAGGTCAACGACCATTTCGGACACGAAGCCGGCGATCGCGTGCTGATCTGGTTTGCCTGTATGCTGCGCGATACGGTCCGGGCGGGGGATCTGTGCGCACGCCTGGGGGGCGAGGAATTCGTGATTCTGGCGCCTGATCTGGGCCCCCTGGGTGCTCAGGATCTGGCTATCCGCGTTCGCCGTCATCTGTCCGCACAGATGCGGGAACTACCCTGCAGCCTGAGCGTCAGCGTCGGGATCGCCTGCACCCGGGATGTCGGTCACGATCTGGACCGCCTGCTGGCGCGGGCCGATCAGGCGCTGTATGCGGCAAAAACAGCCGGCCGGGACTGTATCCGGCTGTGGCCCAGCGGCGGCTGGGAAGGGATCCCGGAGCCCTCAGCCTCCGTATCCCGGGGCCGCAGCGAGCACCTTGGCGAGCAGCCAGTCGATGCCTGA
- a CDS encoding uracil-DNA glycosylase yields the protein MTSPLPDTQVHNAFQDSLHAQIETLPPAWRSTLQAPHLQGIVARLDTMLAERLAAGARIFPLRPFRALIETPPESVQVVIVGQDPYHGPNQAQGLAFSVPDFCPTPPSLRNMFKELALEYGDPEQAPRNSLVRWARQGVLLLNTSLTVEAHQPASHAKKGWEHVTDALIMRVLREPRPKVLLLWGSHAQARRQLMDLQPPAGPVQVLMANHPSPLSALRPPRPFIGCGHFRQANDWLQAHGESGIDWLLAKVLAAAPGYGG from the coding sequence ATGACCTCTCCGCTTCCCGACACCCAGGTCCACAACGCCTTCCAGGATTCCCTGCACGCGCAGATCGAGACACTGCCGCCCGCCTGGCGATCCACGCTGCAGGCGCCGCATCTGCAGGGCATCGTCGCCCGGCTCGATACCATGCTGGCCGAACGGCTGGCTGCCGGCGCGCGGATCTTTCCCCTGCGCCCGTTTCGCGCGCTGATCGAAACGCCACCAGAATCGGTGCAGGTCGTGATCGTGGGCCAGGACCCCTACCACGGCCCGAATCAGGCCCAAGGCCTGGCGTTTTCCGTGCCCGACTTCTGCCCGACCCCGCCCAGCCTGCGCAACATGTTCAAGGAACTGGCGCTGGAATACGGAGATCCGGAACAAGCCCCACGCAACAGCCTGGTCCGCTGGGCACGCCAGGGCGTGCTGCTGCTGAACACATCCCTGACGGTCGAGGCCCACCAGCCCGCATCCCACGCGAAAAAGGGTTGGGAGCACGTCACGGATGCCCTGATCATGCGGGTATTGCGTGAACCGCGCCCGAAAGTCCTGCTGCTGTGGGGATCCCATGCCCAGGCCCGTCGCCAGCTGATGGACCTGCAGCCGCCCGCCGGCCCGGTCCAGGTGCTGATGGCCAACCACCCCTCGCCCCTGTCGGCGCTGCGCCCGCCTCGCCCCTTCATCGGCTGCGGCCATTTCCGCCAAGCCAACGACTGGCTTCAGGCGCACGGCGAATCAGGCATCGACTGGCTGCTCGCCAAGGTGCTCGCTGCGGCCCCGGGATACGGAGGCTGA
- a CDS encoding PLP-dependent aminotransferase family protein: protein MPDIIRTTGRTARVMQFVRQRIAAREWQPGARLPSLRSMALHQQVSKSTVVEAYERLAADGAIRAQAGSGFYVAGPLAPLTLAEIGPRLDRQIDPLWVARQSLDTGADTLKPGCGWLPADWMPLDAIRLALRRAARDQNTILTDYAPALGLPALRTVIAQRLLERGQRVDPRQILLTDSGTQAVDLLCRFLIKPGDAVLVDDPCYFNFLALLRAHQAHVVGVPRQPDGPDMDRFQEALTRHHPRLYISNSGLHNPTGASLSADKARRILALAQAHDLILIEDDIFGDFETTPTARLAELDGLERVVQVGSFSKTLSASLRCGYLAVRPDWGDALADLRTATTFSGAGLTQSVILHLLRDSTWPRHLGLLRQHLARAMSQTIDLLRSLGLEPWHIPPGGMFLWCRLPQGIDSTRLAHLGLRQGLVLAPGNIFSPSRTASAMMRFNVSQMSNPRLPALLATLMAQARQSHPEPAPA, encoded by the coding sequence ATGCCTGATATCATCCGGACGACCGGCCGAACGGCCCGCGTCATGCAGTTCGTGCGCCAGCGCATCGCCGCCCGCGAATGGCAACCAGGCGCGCGGCTGCCGTCGCTGCGATCGATGGCGCTGCACCAGCAGGTTTCCAAATCGACCGTGGTCGAGGCCTACGAACGACTCGCGGCCGATGGCGCAATCCGCGCCCAGGCAGGGTCGGGATTCTATGTCGCGGGCCCGCTAGCGCCGCTGACGCTGGCCGAGATCGGCCCCCGGCTGGACCGCCAGATCGACCCCCTATGGGTGGCACGCCAGTCGCTGGACACCGGGGCCGACACGCTGAAACCCGGCTGCGGGTGGCTGCCGGCCGACTGGATGCCGCTGGATGCCATCCGCCTCGCCCTGCGGCGGGCGGCGCGGGATCAGAACACCATCCTGACCGACTACGCGCCGGCGCTGGGTCTGCCCGCCTTGCGCACGGTCATTGCCCAGCGCCTTCTGGAACGCGGCCAGCGCGTCGATCCCCGGCAGATCCTGCTGACCGATTCCGGCACCCAGGCGGTCGATCTGCTGTGCCGCTTTCTGATCAAGCCAGGCGATGCCGTGCTGGTCGACGACCCCTGTTATTTCAACTTCCTGGCCCTGCTGCGCGCCCATCAGGCACACGTCGTCGGCGTGCCGCGACAGCCTGACGGCCCGGACATGGATCGGTTCCAGGAAGCCCTGACGCGGCACCATCCCCGCCTGTACATCAGCAATTCGGGACTGCACAATCCGACAGGCGCCAGCCTGTCGGCGGACAAAGCACGGCGAATCCTCGCCCTGGCACAGGCACATGACCTGATCCTGATCGAGGACGACATCTTCGGCGACTTCGAGACCACACCGACCGCCCGCCTGGCCGAGCTGGACGGGCTGGAGCGGGTCGTGCAGGTCGGCAGTTTTTCAAAGACCCTGTCCGCCAGCCTGCGCTGCGGTTACCTGGCCGTGCGGCCGGACTGGGGCGACGCGCTGGCGGACCTACGCACCGCAACGACGTTTTCAGGCGCAGGCCTGACCCAGTCGGTCATCCTGCATCTGTTGCGCGACAGCACCTGGCCACGGCACCTCGGGCTGCTGCGCCAGCATCTGGCGCGGGCCATGTCTCAAACCATCGATCTGCTGCGCAGCCTGGGGCTGGAACCCTGGCATATTCCCCCGGGCGGCATGTTCCTGTGGTGTCGGCTGCCCCAGGGCATCGACAGCACCCGGCTGGCTCACCTGGGACTGCGGCAAGGCCTGGTGCTGGCCCCCGGCAACATCTTCAGCCCATCCCGGACCGCCAGCGCCATGATGCGGTTCAATGTCTCGCAGATGAGCAACCCCCGTCTGCCGGCGCTGCTGGCTACACTGATGGCACAGGCCCGCCAAAGCCATCCCGAACCCGCCCCCGCCTGA
- a CDS encoding DMT family transporter, which translates to MQAMTRGWINGAIGVAIFSGSLPATRVAVLGLDPFFVTAARSGIAGLLAMAALLLTRNVRPDRAEWRTLALVALGVVVGFPLCTALALRTITSAHSLVFIGLLPLATAIFGTWLGGERPSRAFWMFAVLGAASVAGFALSQDGSGSLGADALMLVAILSCGYGYAEGGRLSRRLGGWQVICWVLVLSLPVSLPLMLYWQPGDWSAVPVSAWLGVVYVAVFSMLVGFIFWYRGLALGGIAAVGQLQLLQPFLGLLLSAWLLGESVTVTMIVVTAFVVACVAGAKYTAAAPAPVSPTAR; encoded by the coding sequence ATGCAGGCGATGACGCGTGGATGGATCAATGGGGCGATTGGCGTCGCCATTTTCAGTGGCTCGTTGCCGGCGACCCGGGTGGCCGTCCTGGGGCTGGATCCGTTTTTCGTGACGGCCGCGCGCTCCGGGATTGCGGGGCTGCTGGCGATGGCGGCTCTGCTGCTCACCCGCAATGTGCGTCCCGACCGCGCGGAGTGGCGGACTTTGGCCCTGGTGGCCTTGGGTGTGGTGGTGGGCTTTCCCCTGTGCACGGCGCTGGCCTTGCGCACGATCACGTCGGCGCATTCCCTGGTGTTCATTGGCCTGCTGCCGCTGGCCACGGCCATCTTCGGCACATGGCTGGGCGGGGAACGCCCCTCGCGCGCATTCTGGATGTTCGCCGTACTGGGGGCCGCGTCGGTCGCCGGCTTCGCCCTCAGCCAGGATGGTTCCGGGTCGTTGGGCGCCGATGCCCTGATGTTGGTGGCGATTCTCAGCTGCGGCTATGGCTATGCCGAGGGCGGCCGCCTGTCCCGGCGTCTGGGCGGCTGGCAGGTGATCTGCTGGGTGCTTGTGCTGTCTTTGCCCGTCAGCTTGCCGCTGATGCTGTACTGGCAACCGGGCGACTGGTCCGCCGTGCCTGTTTCCGCATGGCTGGGAGTCGTCTACGTCGCGGTGTTCAGCATGCTGGTCGGGTTCATCTTCTGGTACCGGGGGCTGGCGCTGGGCGGCATTGCGGCCGTGGGTCAGCTGCAGTTGCTGCAGCCGTTCCTGGGGCTGCTGCTGTCGGCCTGGTTGCTGGGCGAATCCGTGACCGTCACCATGATCGTCGTGACAGCCTTCGTCGTCGCCTGTGTGGCGGGTGCGAAATACACGGCCGCCGCGCCTGCTCCGGTGTCTCCGACGGCCCGCTGA
- a CDS encoding amino acid ABC transporter ATP-binding protein yields MIRLQDIRKHFGDHEVLKTVSVTIPEGQVTALIGPSGSGKSTLLRCVNLLETPDSGELAIGAETIRFEPGHHPNRQAVQRIRQQTGMVFQNFQLFPHQTAVQNVMEGLITVKRWPRDQAHARACELLDKVGLHDKADAWPASLSGGQQQRVAIARALAPEPQVLLCDEPTSALDPGLAAEVVSVLIDLAAEGMTMLMATHDLRLASQVARQTVFLEDGAVVESGPSQSLFQQPRDARTQRFVATLTG; encoded by the coding sequence ATGATCCGTCTGCAGGACATCCGCAAGCATTTCGGGGACCACGAAGTCCTGAAGACCGTCAGCGTGACGATCCCCGAAGGCCAGGTCACGGCACTGATCGGCCCGTCCGGCAGTGGCAAAAGCACGCTGCTGCGCTGCGTGAACCTGCTGGAAACGCCCGACTCGGGGGAACTCGCCATCGGCGCCGAAACCATCCGCTTCGAGCCCGGGCACCATCCCAACCGTCAGGCCGTGCAACGGATCCGCCAGCAGACCGGCATGGTGTTTCAGAATTTCCAGCTGTTTCCCCACCAGACCGCCGTGCAGAACGTCATGGAAGGCCTGATCACCGTCAAGCGCTGGCCCCGCGACCAGGCTCATGCCCGCGCCTGTGAACTGCTGGACAAGGTCGGGCTGCACGACAAGGCCGACGCCTGGCCCGCCAGCCTGTCGGGTGGCCAGCAGCAGCGCGTGGCCATCGCCCGCGCGCTGGCGCCCGAACCCCAGGTCCTGCTGTGCGACGAACCGACGTCCGCGCTGGACCCCGGCCTGGCCGCCGAGGTCGTGTCCGTCCTGATCGATCTGGCGGCCGAAGGCATGACCATGCTGATGGCCACCCACGATCTGCGCCTGGCCTCCCAGGTAGCACGGCAGACCGTGTTCCTGGAAGACGGCGCGGTCGTCGAATCCGGGCCGTCGCAATCCCTGTTCCAGCAGCCGCGGGATGCGCGAACGCAGCGTTTTGTGGCGACACTGACCGGCTGA
- a CDS encoding amino acid ABC transporter permease encodes MPDWLQLMANSLWPLVVGGIKFTVPLAILSFIAGLALAFLAAITRLFGPAPLVALVRFYIWLIRGTPLLVQLFVIFYGLPSVGLVLDPLPAALIGFSLNVGAYNAEVIRGAIEAIPRGQWDAAYSLSMTRAQALRRTILPQAARVAVPPLANSFIALVKDTSLAAVITVPEIFQAAQRIASVTYEPLILYTEAALIYLVLCTFLSATQTRLEHYFGQHAVFSEGQR; translated from the coding sequence GTGCCGGACTGGCTGCAACTGATGGCGAATTCCCTCTGGCCGCTGGTGGTCGGAGGGATCAAATTCACGGTACCGCTGGCCATCCTGTCGTTCATTGCGGGCCTGGCGCTGGCATTCCTGGCGGCCATCACTCGGCTCTTCGGGCCCGCGCCACTGGTTGCCCTGGTGCGCTTCTACATCTGGCTGATCCGGGGCACACCACTGCTGGTGCAGCTGTTCGTGATCTTCTACGGCCTGCCCAGCGTCGGCCTCGTGCTCGACCCGCTACCGGCCGCCCTGATCGGGTTTTCGTTGAATGTCGGCGCCTACAACGCCGAGGTCATCCGCGGGGCAATCGAAGCCATCCCCCGGGGACAATGGGATGCCGCCTATTCTCTCAGCATGACGCGCGCGCAGGCGCTGCGGCGCACCATCCTGCCCCAGGCAGCCCGTGTCGCCGTGCCGCCCCTGGCCAATTCCTTTATTGCGCTGGTCAAAGACACCTCGCTGGCCGCCGTGATCACGGTACCGGAAATCTTTCAGGCGGCGCAGCGGATCGCCTCGGTGACCTATGAACCCCTGATCCTGTATACGGAAGCCGCGCTGATCTACCTGGTCCTGTGCACCTTCCTGTCCGCGACCCAGACACGGCTGGAACACTACTTCGGCCAGCACGCGGTGTTTTCGGAGGGGCAGCGATGA
- a CDS encoding amino acid ABC transporter substrate-binding protein has product MKKFSAFVLATLLPLLSAAPSAHAATDDLAAIQKAGAIRIGTEGTYAPFSYHDPKDNKLVGFDVDIGRAIAKQLGVKPDFVEGKWDGLIAGLNANRYDVVINQVGITPERQAKYDFSKPYISSEAVLIVRDDNTTIHAFQDLKGKRSANTITSNFGKLAQQHGAEVVPVQGFNDAIALLTSGRVDATINDELSFLDFKKHQPQAKVKVVATDSSADFSRSGVLMRKDQPALKAAIDKAIGAIRADGTYKTISERYFGKDLSSKVQ; this is encoded by the coding sequence ATGAAGAAATTTTCCGCATTCGTTTTGGCCACTCTGCTGCCGCTGCTGTCGGCGGCACCTTCCGCACACGCCGCCACCGACGACCTGGCCGCCATCCAGAAGGCCGGCGCCATCCGCATCGGCACAGAGGGCACCTACGCCCCCTTTTCCTACCATGACCCGAAGGACAACAAGCTCGTGGGATTCGACGTGGACATCGGCCGCGCCATCGCCAAGCAGCTGGGGGTCAAACCCGATTTCGTCGAAGGCAAATGGGACGGGCTGATCGCCGGATTGAACGCCAACCGCTACGACGTGGTCATCAATCAGGTCGGCATCACGCCCGAACGGCAGGCCAAATACGATTTCTCCAAGCCCTACATTTCATCGGAAGCCGTCCTGATCGTCAGAGACGACAACACCACGATCCACGCCTTCCAGGATCTGAAGGGCAAACGTTCGGCCAACACCATCACCAGCAATTTCGGCAAGCTCGCCCAGCAGCATGGCGCCGAAGTCGTGCCGGTGCAGGGTTTCAATGACGCCATCGCCCTGCTGACCTCCGGCCGGGTGGATGCGACCATCAACGACGAGCTGTCGTTCCTGGACTTCAAGAAACATCAGCCCCAGGCAAAGGTCAAGGTCGTAGCCACCGACAGCAGCGCCGATTTCAGCCGCTCCGGCGTGCTGATGCGCAAGGACCAGCCCGCCCTGAAAGCCGCGATCGACAAGGCGATCGGCGCCATCCGCGCCGACGGCACCTACAAGACGATCTCGGAACGCTATTTCGGCAAGGACCTGTCGTCGAAGGTTCAATGA
- a CDS encoding DUF2946 domain-containing protein: MRQAGRHSRGCVVIHWLLVLGLWLQVVGPVFAQPRSTGSLQGVQIVACTPAGMVVMDLSADPDDGDGSDQPHVRQAGHCLLCATHPVPPMTAGFGVAVPAAPWAQPAAGFDETPCDARITGTWEWPPARCPPLQSS; encoded by the coding sequence ATGCGACAAGCGGGCAGGCATTCACGCGGATGCGTCGTCATCCACTGGCTACTCGTCCTGGGGCTCTGGCTCCAGGTCGTCGGGCCCGTGTTTGCGCAGCCCCGGTCCACCGGTTCCCTGCAAGGCGTGCAGATCGTTGCCTGCACGCCGGCGGGCATGGTGGTCATGGACTTGTCCGCCGATCCCGACGATGGCGACGGATCGGATCAGCCCCACGTGCGTCAGGCGGGCCATTGCCTGCTATGCGCCACGCATCCCGTCCCGCCGATGACGGCGGGATTTGGCGTTGCCGTACCGGCCGCGCCCTGGGCCCAGCCTGCGGCAGGGTTCGACGAAACTCCCTGTGACGCCCGGATCACTGGTACCTGGGAATGGCCGCCGGCGCGTTGTCCTCCGCTCCAATCCAGCTGA
- a CDS encoding TonB-dependent copper receptor, with amino-acid sequence MKKETLWVAGMPFALMSLGLPRVAMSEPVRTLTPVVVTAPAADEPLVVRTDPKAPRQPIPAHDGADFLKSIPGFSVIRKGGTDGDPVLRGFSGSRLGILLDGQEIYGGCGGRMDPPTAYVYPESYDRVTVLKGPQSVRYGAGQSAGVVLFERDTRRMESFGWKANGSLTAGSFGRNDQMADVQVGGPQGYVRAGGTRAQADDYKDGDGNRVHSEYLRWSSHAAVGLTPDDKTRIELSAALSDGRAAYADRSMDGVKFRRENVSLMFERKRMGGFVDEVEGRVYQNYVDHVMDNYTLRKPDKMYMASNPDRRTTGGRLSATLRPAEAWKVVIGGDTRQDVHRSRGGKGMTETAATDGYLDAARVEDMRFRQYGLFSESTWYLTDADRVIGGARADWHEARDQRPSGASATAGTRDDRILPSGFLRYERDYGGNSTWYVGLGHAERFPDYWERMKGGSDGGNSAFLSTRPEKTTQLDLGTNWRSGPFGLSASAFYGQVDDYILINWDRNMTRNVDATVMGGELEGSWQFDPAWQAVSSLAYVFGRNRTDGKPLAQQPPLEARLGLNYAQGPYSAGVLWRVVAPQNRYDEGSGGIVANGKDLGPTGGFGVLSFNAGWRPHKSVLLTAGVDNVLNKTYAEHLSKSGADIPGNASFVNVRINEPGRVFWLKAQIALE; translated from the coding sequence ATGAAAAAGGAAACCTTATGGGTGGCCGGGATGCCGTTCGCCCTGATGTCGCTCGGTCTGCCACGAGTGGCCATGTCCGAGCCGGTGCGGACCTTGACGCCCGTGGTGGTCACGGCGCCCGCCGCCGACGAACCGCTGGTGGTCCGCACCGATCCGAAGGCGCCTCGCCAACCCATTCCCGCTCATGACGGCGCGGACTTCCTCAAGAGCATTCCCGGGTTCTCCGTGATCCGCAAGGGCGGTACGGATGGCGATCCGGTCCTGCGCGGGTTTTCCGGTTCGCGCCTGGGCATTTTGCTGGATGGCCAGGAGATCTATGGCGGCTGCGGCGGGCGCATGGATCCGCCCACCGCCTATGTGTACCCCGAGTCCTATGACCGGGTCACCGTCCTTAAAGGGCCGCAATCCGTACGCTACGGCGCGGGCCAGTCCGCCGGCGTCGTCCTGTTCGAACGCGATACCCGGCGGATGGAGTCTTTCGGCTGGAAGGCCAACGGCAGCCTGACGGCCGGCAGCTTCGGGCGCAACGACCAGATGGCCGACGTGCAGGTAGGCGGCCCGCAGGGGTACGTGCGGGCGGGCGGCACCCGCGCCCAGGCCGACGACTACAAGGACGGCGACGGCAACCGGGTGCATTCGGAGTATCTGCGCTGGAGCAGTCATGCCGCAGTCGGCCTGACGCCGGACGACAAGACGCGGATCGAACTCTCGGCCGCGTTGAGCGATGGTCGCGCCGCCTATGCCGACCGAAGCATGGACGGGGTGAAATTCCGCCGCGAGAATGTGTCGTTGATGTTCGAGCGCAAGCGCATGGGAGGCTTTGTCGATGAAGTGGAAGGCCGCGTGTATCAGAACTATGTCGATCACGTCATGGACAACTACACCTTGCGCAAGCCGGACAAGATGTACATGGCCAGCAACCCCGATCGCCGCACGACGGGGGGACGGCTCAGCGCGACCCTCAGGCCCGCCGAGGCCTGGAAGGTCGTGATTGGCGGAGACACCCGCCAGGACGTGCACCGTTCGCGCGGCGGCAAGGGCATGACCGAAACTGCCGCGACCGATGGGTATCTGGATGCGGCCAGGGTCGAGGACATGCGCTTCCGGCAGTATGGCCTGTTCAGTGAGAGCACCTGGTATCTGACCGATGCGGATCGGGTCATCGGCGGGGCGCGAGCGGACTGGCACGAAGCCCGTGACCAGCGCCCGTCGGGCGCGTCGGCGACGGCGGGGACACGGGACGATCGGATCTTGCCCAGCGGGTTTCTGCGGTACGAACGGGATTACGGCGGCAACAGCACCTGGTATGTCGGCCTTGGCCATGCCGAGCGTTTTCCGGACTACTGGGAACGCATGAAGGGCGGTTCCGACGGCGGCAACAGCGCCTTTCTGTCCACCCGCCCCGAAAAAACGACCCAGCTCGATCTGGGCACGAACTGGCGTAGCGGCCCGTTCGGTTTGTCCGCCTCCGCGTTCTATGGGCAGGTCGATGATTACATCCTGATCAATTGGGATCGGAACATGACGCGCAACGTCGATGCGACGGTCATGGGCGGTGAACTGGAAGGCTCGTGGCAGTTCGATCCCGCCTGGCAGGCCGTATCCAGTCTGGCCTACGTATTTGGCCGGAACCGCACCGATGGCAAGCCATTGGCGCAACAGCCGCCGCTGGAAGCGCGTCTAGGGTTGAACTACGCTCAAGGGCCTTATTCAGCCGGCGTGCTGTGGCGCGTGGTTGCGCCCCAGAACCGCTATGACGAGGGCTCCGGCGGAATCGTCGCCAACGGCAAGGACCTGGGGCCCACGGGCGGATTCGGCGTGCTGTCGTTCAACGCAGGCTGGCGTCCGCACAAATCGGTGCTGCTGACGGCGGGAGTCGACAATGTGCTGAACAAGACCTATGCCGAGCATCTGTCCAAGTCCGGTGCCGACATCCCCGGCAACGCGTCGTTCGTGAATGTCCGTATCAACGAACCCGGCCGGGTCTTCTGGCTGAAGGCGCAGATTGCGTTGGAGTGA